A genomic region of Methanosarcina thermophila TM-1 contains the following coding sequences:
- a CDS encoding sugar phosphate nucleotidyltransferase: MKGVILAGGTGSRLYPLTKVTNKHLLPVYNKPMIYYPLETLINAGIKDIMIVSGRGHAGHFLELLGSGVDFGVHFTYEIQEQAGGIAQALYLAKDFVDGDNVTVILGDNIFQDNVKDDVKNFKTGAKIFLKEVPDAHRFGVAELKGKKVIGIEEKPKVPKTNFAVTGLYIYDSEVFDVIRTLKPSGRGELEITDVNNYYVNKGAMEYTVLEGFWSDAGTFESLLRAGMLVRQSMQRDLLKEYTEILDSVQEY; the protein is encoded by the coding sequence ATGAAAGGCGTAATACTTGCAGGCGGCACAGGCAGCAGACTGTATCCTCTAACCAAGGTTACAAACAAGCACCTTTTGCCAGTTTATAACAAACCAATGATTTACTACCCGCTTGAGACCCTGATAAATGCCGGAATAAAAGACATAATGATAGTTTCAGGTAGAGGGCACGCAGGACATTTTCTTGAACTATTGGGATCCGGGGTAGATTTTGGAGTGCATTTTACATATGAAATCCAAGAACAAGCTGGAGGGATTGCCCAGGCACTCTATCTAGCAAAAGATTTTGTTGATGGAGACAACGTAACTGTTATTTTAGGTGACAATATCTTCCAGGACAATGTCAAAGATGATGTAAAAAATTTCAAAACTGGTGCTAAAATTTTCCTGAAAGAAGTGCCTGACGCTCACAGGTTTGGAGTTGCAGAACTAAAGGGTAAGAAAGTAATAGGCATCGAAGAAAAACCAAAAGTGCCAAAAACCAACTTTGCAGTTACAGGGCTCTATATTTATGACTCTGAAGTTTTTGACGTGATCAGGACATTAAAGCCTTCTGGAAGAGGAGAACTTGAGATAACAGATGTAAATAATTACTATGTAAATAAGGGAGCTATGGAATACACAGTGCTTGAAGGATTCTGGAGTGATGCAGGAACTTTTGAGAGTTTGTTAAGGGCTGGAATGTTAGTAAGGCAAAGCATGCAAAGAGATCTCTTAAAGGAATATACTGAGATATTAGATTCTGTCCAAGAATATTAA
- a CDS encoding lipopolysaccharide biosynthesis protein, which yields MDEVIEKKKRLSKDVKITGFISDVLTLVGGTAFAQILTILSAPVLTRLYKPEDFGIWALYISITSIISIIACMRYEYSIMLPESNEEAVNLLGLSFLAALIISGLTIPFIWYFKESIVNILNSPQIGSYLWLVPPFIFVNGLFLALNNWNSRTKLFKRLSISRICSSVSTLAAQIGMGLTVNTPSAGGLIGGSIAGQYVATFVLGCQIWRDDKKLIKKSIRWEKICEGFKRYRSFPLIDSWSALMNIISWQLPTFLLAAFFTPAVVGFYSLGFRLLQLPMSFIGSSISQVFFQRASKAKSEGTLDYLVESVFRLLVIIGMFPMLIITIIGSDIFTLIFGNDWTEAGVYAQILSLWAFIWLISSPLSTIYIVMEKQQFGFQYSFFNLITRILSLYIGGLLGNARLALILFSISGILVYSYLCLKMLFYSGIENSKVIKILYSNFCLFIPVGIILIALKIAQVNHIIIVLCSCVAIIIYYIYIMNTDMQLKQIISQFIPNRIIN from the coding sequence ATGGACGAAGTAATAGAAAAGAAAAAAAGACTGTCCAAAGATGTAAAGATAACAGGTTTTATATCTGATGTACTGACACTCGTCGGAGGAACAGCCTTTGCTCAAATTCTTACTATTCTGTCTGCCCCTGTCTTAACCCGCCTGTATAAACCTGAAGATTTCGGGATTTGGGCTTTATATATCTCTATCACCAGCATTATAAGTATTATTGCATGCATGAGGTATGAATATTCTATAATGCTGCCTGAATCGAATGAAGAAGCTGTAAACCTATTAGGGCTGAGTTTTCTAGCGGCATTGATTATAAGTGGTTTAACCATTCCATTCATATGGTATTTTAAAGAATCTATAGTTAACATCTTGAATTCTCCGCAGATCGGAAGTTATCTCTGGCTTGTACCTCCATTTATTTTTGTAAATGGGTTATTTCTTGCCCTGAATAATTGGAATTCAAGAACAAAACTTTTCAAAAGGCTTTCCATCTCAAGGATTTGCAGTTCAGTTTCGACTTTAGCAGCGCAGATTGGTATGGGACTCACAGTAAACACACCAAGCGCAGGAGGCTTGATTGGTGGCAGTATTGCTGGTCAGTATGTGGCAACATTTGTGCTTGGATGTCAGATATGGAGGGATGACAAAAAGCTTATCAAAAAAAGCATTCGATGGGAAAAGATATGTGAAGGGTTTAAGAGATATCGTAGCTTTCCACTTATAGATAGTTGGTCTGCTCTCATGAATATAATTTCTTGGCAACTCCCAACCTTCCTCCTTGCAGCTTTCTTCACTCCTGCAGTAGTCGGCTTCTATTCCCTTGGGTTTCGCCTTTTACAACTACCAATGAGTTTCATTGGCAGTTCAATCTCACAAGTATTTTTCCAAAGGGCTTCAAAGGCTAAATCTGAAGGTACCCTCGATTATCTTGTGGAAAGCGTCTTTAGACTTCTTGTAATCATAGGAATGTTTCCTATGTTAATTATAACAATTATTGGAAGTGATATTTTTACTTTAATTTTCGGGAATGATTGGACAGAAGCGGGTGTTTACGCTCAAATCCTAAGTTTATGGGCCTTCATATGGTTAATTTCATCCCCTTTAAGTACTATATATATAGTAATGGAAAAACAACAATTCGGTTTTCAGTATAGTTTTTTTAACTTAATTACACGCATACTATCTCTTTATATTGGTGGACTTCTTGGAAATGCTCGCTTAGCATTAATACTATTCTCCATATCAGGAATTCTTGTATATAGCTATCTATGCCTAAAAATGTTGTTTTACTCAGGAATAGAAAATTCAAAAGTGATAAAAATATTATATTCTAACTTTTGTTTATTCATTCCAGTGGGAATTATCCTTATAGCCCTGAAAATCGCTCAAGTGAATCATATTATAATAGTTCTATGTTCTTGCGTAGCTATTATTATATATTATATATATATAATGAATACAGATATGCAATTAAAGCAAATTATAAGCCAATTTATACCCAACAGGATTATTAATTAG
- a CDS encoding glycosyltransferase family 4 protein: MSDKNHKSFSVLRIVWEFPPKIGGSVTHISELSRKIDPFLQKQIIFAPYIEGCEAFDKTFPIQVIRQKIPKFCDFGVPIIQNMFYSFYVIKTVLQIIKDNNINIIHFHSPILASYFIPHIRAYDKHVKIFVMAHGWPGKKDERFGISYYFGNKLIPLFPPNKYFILNDGSQICELQSILNKKNIPWDIVYHGIDTDLFKPAENSISSNSFNVLFPHRPIPIKRPDIAMNIFKKFLNRINDYSVSLLYLSASQSEELIELARKEGIENNVQFLNELSGDELINCINNSSVVIGTSMNSNNGRAIQEAMACEKPVIVFDNNGNMSNLIENMENGILIDSGNIDDFVESLVLLYNKPDLRLKMGRNARKTIIEKRSWEKRIKKELSIYQKTV; this comes from the coding sequence TTGTCAGATAAAAATCACAAAAGTTTCTCCGTTTTAAGAATAGTATGGGAATTTCCTCCAAAAATTGGGGGTTCAGTAACACATATTTCTGAATTGTCAAGAAAAATTGATCCTTTCTTACAAAAACAGATCATTTTTGCTCCATATATTGAAGGTTGTGAGGCATTTGATAAAACTTTTCCAATCCAAGTAATAAGGCAAAAGATACCAAAGTTTTGTGACTTTGGAGTTCCAATTATACAAAATATGTTCTACTCATTCTATGTAATTAAAACGGTTTTGCAAATTATTAAAGATAATAATATTAATATAATACATTTTCATTCCCCTATATTAGCTTCGTATTTTATTCCTCATATAAGAGCATATGATAAGCACGTGAAGATTTTTGTAATGGCTCACGGGTGGCCTGGTAAAAAAGATGAGAGGTTTGGAATATCATATTATTTCGGAAATAAATTAATTCCTTTATTTCCTCCTAATAAATACTTCATATTGAATGATGGGAGTCAAATATGTGAGCTCCAATCAATTTTAAATAAAAAAAATATTCCTTGGGATATAGTATATCATGGAATTGATACTGATCTCTTTAAACCTGCTGAAAATTCAATTTCCTCTAATTCTTTTAATGTTTTATTCCCACATAGGCCAATCCCAATAAAAAGACCTGACATTGCTATGAATATATTTAAAAAATTCTTGAACAGAATAAACGACTATAGTGTTTCTCTATTATATCTAAGTGCAAGCCAGTCAGAAGAGTTAATAGAACTTGCTAGGAAAGAAGGTATTGAAAATAACGTCCAATTTCTGAACGAACTTTCAGGAGATGAACTTATTAATTGTATAAACAATAGTTCCGTGGTTATTGGGACTTCAATGAATAGTAACAATGGACGTGCGATTCAAGAGGCTATGGCTTGTGAAAAACCGGTTATTGTATTTGATAATAATGGAAATATGTCGAATCTGATTGAAAATATGGAAAATGGAATTTTAATAGATTCTGGAAACATTGATGATTTTGTAGAATCGCTGGTGTTATTATATAATAAACCTGATTTAAGACTTAAAATGGGCAGAAATGCAAGAAAAACAATTATAGAAAAAAGAAGCTGGGAAAAAAGAATCAAAAAAGAACTGTCAATATATCAAAAAACTGTTTAA
- a CDS encoding glycosyltransferase: MGKNNLLLICETYTNFQKDPIDLLANHFNNISVFVKYNPIAEISRYISLPALIQHNSKNKIDLTNKPPNINVFLTPIFYMPFDSQYKALGNKHLKSVEKVIEENNIEFDLIHSHFTWPCGYVGAKLREKYNVPLVITAHGFDIYKLPFKDMDWQQKIQYVLNSADYIITVSKNNLDCINKLNVNTPVKILPNGYKDDLFYPMNQLQCKRKLNLPLNNKIILNVGNLSEVKGHKYLIEAMKEIVKFRKDVLCIIIGEGKLRNTLQRQINNNGLSKFIKLVGRRPHSEIPIWINACDLFVLPSLNEGNPTVMFECLGCGKPFIGTNVGGVPEIIKSNDHGLLTDAGNSHKLAEKIKTALDKKWDGKKIVNYAEKYKWKNIAEEIQQIYCHLLQN; encoded by the coding sequence ATGGGAAAAAATAATCTACTCCTAATATGTGAAACATATACCAATTTCCAAAAAGATCCTATTGATTTATTGGCAAATCACTTTAATAATATCTCAGTCTTTGTTAAATACAATCCAATAGCTGAGATTTCTAGATATATTTCACTTCCCGCCCTGATTCAACACAATTCTAAGAATAAGATCGATCTAACTAATAAACCTCCAAATATTAATGTTTTTTTAACTCCTATATTTTATATGCCTTTTGATTCTCAATATAAGGCTCTTGGAAATAAACATTTAAAATCAGTAGAGAAAGTTATTGAAGAAAACAATATTGAATTCGATTTAATTCATTCCCATTTCACATGGCCATGTGGATATGTCGGTGCAAAACTAAGGGAAAAATATAATGTACCACTGGTTATTACCGCACACGGATTTGATATTTATAAATTGCCATTTAAAGATATGGATTGGCAACAAAAAATTCAATATGTTCTCAACTCTGCAGATTATATAATTACAGTCAGCAAAAATAATTTAGATTGTATTAACAAATTAAATGTTAATACACCTGTTAAAATTTTACCTAATGGTTATAAAGATGATCTGTTTTATCCTATGAATCAACTTCAATGTAAGCGTAAACTTAATTTACCTCTTAATAATAAGATAATTTTAAATGTCGGGAATTTATCTGAAGTTAAAGGTCATAAATATCTTATTGAAGCGATGAAAGAAATTGTAAAATTTAGAAAAGATGTTCTTTGTATCATAATAGGTGAAGGTAAGTTAAGAAACACACTTCAAAGGCAAATTAATAACAACGGGTTAAGCAAATTTATCAAGCTTGTTGGAAGAAGACCACATAGCGAGATTCCTATTTGGATTAATGCTTGTGACTTGTTTGTTCTTCCCAGTTTAAATGAAGGAAACCCTACAGTTATGTTCGAGTGTTTAGGTTGTGGTAAACCATTTATAGGAACCAATGTAGGTGGTGTTCCAGAGATCATTAAATCTAACGATCATGGATTGCTTACTGATGCTGGGAACTCTCATAAGCTTGCTGAGAAAATTAAAACTGCTTTGGATAAAAAATGGGATGGAAAAAAAATAGTAAATTATGCAGAGAAATATAAATGGAAAAATATAGCAGAGGAAATTCAGCAAATTTATTGTCATCTGTTACAAAACTGA
- a CDS encoding DUF354 domain-containing protein, whose translation MIIAFFINTPAQAHFFKNIIKGLESKGHKVLILAREYGDTIPLLKYFKFNYFIYTDVSNCSIYRKIYTLPYNVLKSYNFLKKYKPDLLVGAGIECVYTALLLNSKSILFTDSMPLNESIYVKSQFLLCKPFMSAIISPASVVTPNSPKKSLGPKHIMINSYKELAYLHPNHFVPDSSIYDLLGLTEDERFIVLRFNAFDSVHDLGGVTGFSVDEKRKLVDILSKHAKVFISSESKLPQDLKEFSINIPKHRIHDALYYADLVVADTGTMVIEAAVLGTPAVRFSTNAGANDLGIFVELSSKYDLIYTYDDPELAIAKAKELINRPNLKKEWEHKKEILLNDKIDSSLFMEWFIEEFPQSFNKCLSQKSI comes from the coding sequence ATGATAATAGCTTTCTTTATAAATACGCCTGCTCAAGCGCATTTCTTTAAAAATATTATTAAAGGCCTTGAGTCAAAAGGCCATAAAGTGTTAATTTTGGCAAGAGAATATGGAGATACTATCCCTCTTTTAAAATATTTTAAATTCAATTATTTTATTTATACGGATGTGTCAAACTGTAGTATATATCGTAAAATTTATACCCTTCCTTATAATGTGTTAAAATCATATAATTTTTTAAAAAAATACAAACCGGATCTATTGGTTGGTGCAGGTATTGAATGTGTATATACTGCTTTGTTATTAAACTCAAAATCTATCCTATTTACTGACTCAATGCCACTTAATGAATCCATTTATGTAAAAAGTCAATTTTTATTATGCAAGCCTTTTATGAGTGCAATCATATCCCCAGCTTCTGTAGTAACCCCAAACTCTCCAAAAAAGTCTTTGGGACCAAAGCACATTATGATAAACTCTTATAAAGAACTTGCTTACCTCCATCCAAATCATTTCGTACCGGACAGTTCTATTTATGATCTATTAGGGTTAACTGAAGATGAAAGGTTCATTGTGCTTCGTTTTAATGCTTTTGATTCTGTTCACGATCTAGGAGGCGTGACGGGTTTTTCTGTAGATGAAAAGAGAAAACTCGTTGATATATTATCTAAGCATGCTAAAGTTTTTATCTCCTCTGAATCAAAGCTTCCTCAGGACTTAAAAGAGTTTTCAATAAATATACCTAAACATAGAATTCATGATGCTTTATATTATGCTGACTTAGTTGTGGCGGACACAGGAACGATGGTTATTGAGGCAGCTGTCTTAGGTACCCCTGCAGTTAGATTTAGCACTAATGCAGGAGCTAATGATTTAGGAATTTTCGTTGAGTTATCAAGTAAGTATGATCTAATTTATACTTATGATGATCCAGAGTTAGCAATCGCAAAAGCGAAAGAACTAATTAATAGACCAAATCTGAAAAAAGAATGGGAACATAAAAAAGAAATTTTGCTAAATGATAAAATTGATTCAAGTTTGTTTATGGAGTGGTTTATTGAGGAATTTCCTCAAAGTTTCAATAAATGTTTATCCCAAAAGTCAATTTAA
- a CDS encoding glycosyltransferase family 2 protein — protein sequence MPRKKSVSIVILSYNNREDLEECIPSLMSQTYQDFEIIVVDNASMDGSEEFIRTNYPMIKVVQTGKNLGYPAGNNAGFEVAEGEYIVVVNPDTVADPEWLAELIKPLKNDPTIAATTSKVLIYYQKDKINTCANTSHLTGLTFCRGLNKSADEFSNFQAVGAVSGCSFAIRSDMLKKINGFDPDFFLYLEDTDLSWRIRFAGGKIMYVPKSVIYHKFSLSIAPFKEFYLERNRYLILLKNLNTKTLILLTPALAITEIVTMGHAILNGPKYIKSKLMAYLWIIKHIRTILIKREETLSKKIISDKEFFGLLDWSIPFEQIIENHIMKRTTDIIFNSFYALNMKVIRRIV from the coding sequence ATGCCTCGAAAGAAATCTGTAAGCATAGTCATTCTTTCATACAACAACAGGGAAGACTTGGAAGAATGCATCCCTTCTTTAATGTCTCAAACATATCAAGATTTTGAGATTATTGTAGTGGACAATGCATCTATGGACGGCAGTGAAGAATTCATAAGAACCAACTATCCCATGATAAAAGTAGTTCAGACAGGAAAAAACCTTGGATACCCTGCAGGTAATAACGCAGGCTTTGAGGTTGCAGAAGGTGAATATATTGTAGTTGTGAATCCAGATACTGTTGCAGATCCAGAATGGCTTGCTGAACTTATAAAACCCCTCAAAAATGACCCTACAATTGCAGCTACCACTTCAAAGGTTCTAATATATTACCAGAAAGACAAAATTAATACATGTGCAAACACAAGCCACCTTACAGGACTTACCTTTTGTAGAGGACTTAATAAGTCTGCTGACGAATTCAGCAACTTCCAGGCAGTAGGTGCAGTCTCTGGTTGTTCATTCGCAATAAGAAGTGATATGCTAAAGAAGATAAATGGATTTGATCCTGATTTTTTCCTTTATCTGGAGGATACAGATCTTTCCTGGAGAATACGTTTTGCTGGAGGTAAAATAATGTACGTCCCAAAGTCTGTAATATATCACAAATTCAGCTTGTCAATAGCTCCCTTTAAAGAGTTCTACCTTGAAAGAAACCGTTACCTAATTTTGCTGAAAAATCTTAATACGAAAACATTGATATTGTTAACGCCTGCACTTGCAATAACTGAAATTGTAACAATGGGTCATGCTATTTTAAATGGTCCCAAATACATAAAAAGTAAATTAATGGCTTATTTATGGATAATAAAGCATATTAGAACTATTTTAATAAAAAGAGAAGAAACTCTTTCTAAAAAAATAATCTCTGACAAAGAGTTCTTCGGACTGTTAGATTGGAGTATTCCTTTTGAGCAGATAATTGAAAATCATATAATGAAAAGAACGACTGATATTATTTTCAATTCTTTTTATGCATTGAATATGAAAGTAATAAGAAGAATAGTCTAA
- a CDS encoding glycosyltransferase family 2 protein has translation MSNELTPDTSSQCMLQCEEKTCREVTAPQKITVILPAYNEEVAIGSIVLLTRKYADSVIVVDDGSSDRTADVARKAGAEVIVHEVNKGKGRALKTGFTAAVALGADIIVTMDSDGQHNPADIPKLVEPILKGEADMVNGSRYLNGLGKNTPAYRRVGQTILDEVTNLNSGLHITDSQSGFRAFAASTKDIFRFTAKGMAIESEMLADAGRHGLRITEVEIGVRYDVDGSTENPIKHGLGVLMMVLKDIEFNRPLYYLTLPGSILGIIGLIMGAIFLHDFTLGKGLYFGPTMLMVLCIVVGMFMALMGIMLHSVSTILRDALKG, from the coding sequence ATGAGTAATGAGCTTACCCCCGATACAAGCTCTCAATGCATGCTTCAATGCGAGGAAAAAACGTGCAGGGAGGTTACAGCCCCTCAAAAAATAACTGTGATTCTCCCTGCATATAATGAGGAAGTTGCCATCGGAAGCATTGTCCTGCTAACACGCAAGTACGCAGACAGCGTGATTGTGGTCGATGACGGCAGTTCAGACCGCACAGCCGATGTTGCCAGGAAAGCAGGCGCTGAGGTCATTGTTCATGAAGTGAATAAAGGTAAAGGAAGGGCTCTTAAAACAGGCTTTACAGCCGCAGTCGCCCTGGGCGCAGACATTATTGTGACCATGGACTCCGACGGCCAGCACAACCCTGCTGACATTCCGAAACTGGTTGAACCCATCCTGAAAGGTGAAGCCGACATGGTCAACGGCAGCCGGTACCTCAATGGTCTGGGCAAGAATACCCCAGCCTACCGCCGCGTGGGTCAGACCATTCTCGACGAAGTAACGAACCTCAACTCCGGCCTCCATATAACAGATTCCCAGAGCGGTTTTCGTGCGTTTGCAGCCTCAACAAAAGACATTTTTCGCTTCACTGCCAAAGGCATGGCAATTGAAAGCGAAATGCTAGCCGACGCCGGTCGCCACGGCCTTCGCATAACCGAAGTCGAAATCGGCGTCCGTTACGATGTTGACGGATCAACAGAAAACCCAATAAAACACGGTCTTGGGGTTCTTATGATGGTTCTGAAAGATATCGAATTCAATAGGCCTCTTTACTACCTGACATTACCTGGATCAATTCTTGGAATTATCGGGCTTATTATGGGTGCCATTTTCCTTCACGATTTCACACTGGGAAAAGGCCTGTACTTTGGGCCTACCATGCTCATGGTTCTGTGTATTGTTGTGGGGATGTTTATGGCTTTGATGGGTATTATGCTGCATTCGGTATCTACGATTCTGAGGGATGCGCTGAAGGGTTAA
- a CDS encoding DUF1616 domain-containing protein: protein MTGKRIPSDLLIVIGLVLLTDIFVLAPGINETILRNVLGLPLVLFLPGYALIAALFPAKSDLDGIERTALSFGLSIAIVPLIGLVLNYTPFGIRLLPVLVCLSIFIFIMCWLAYIRRASLPETEAFEISFSAAALSLKNEILEKPESKLDRALTIILILSILMSVATLEYVILTPKEGEHFTEFYVLGPQGIADNYTTDYTLGQSGTMIVGIVNHEYRPVNYTMQVRLENQLLPLPENLQHITLDHNETWEETVTFTPPLVGQNMKLEFLLFNETDKTTPYRDLHLWINVNENENS from the coding sequence ATGACTGGAAAAAGAATTCCCTCAGACCTCTTGATTGTCATAGGGCTCGTGCTCCTTACGGACATATTTGTGCTTGCCCCCGGAATAAATGAGACTATACTCCGGAACGTACTTGGGCTGCCTCTTGTACTTTTCCTGCCGGGGTACGCCTTAATTGCTGCACTTTTTCCCGCAAAATCCGACCTTGACGGAATTGAAAGGACTGCACTTTCATTTGGGCTAAGCATTGCAATAGTGCCCCTGATAGGGCTTGTCCTCAATTATACGCCTTTTGGGATCAGGCTCCTTCCTGTGCTTGTATGCCTATCCATATTCATATTTATCATGTGCTGGCTTGCATATATAAGGCGGGCAAGCCTTCCTGAAACTGAGGCTTTCGAGATTTCTTTCAGCGCAGCTGCCCTTTCGCTCAAAAACGAGATCCTTGAGAAACCGGAGTCAAAGCTGGACAGAGCTCTCACGATTATCCTTATCCTGTCAATTCTCATGTCTGTCGCAACCCTGGAGTATGTAATCTTAACTCCAAAAGAAGGAGAACACTTTACCGAATTTTACGTGCTTGGTCCGCAAGGAATAGCTGACAATTACACTACAGATTACACGCTCGGGCAGAGTGGGACCATGATTGTTGGCATTGTAAACCATGAATACAGGCCTGTAAATTACACAATGCAAGTAAGGCTTGAAAACCAGTTGCTTCCCCTTCCAGAAAACCTGCAGCATATAACCCTTGACCACAACGAGACCTGGGAAGAGACTGTCACATTTACCCCACCCTTGGTAGGTCAGAACATGAAGCTTGAGTTCCTGCTTTTCAACGAGACCGACAAAACCACGCCCTACAGGGATCTGCACCTCTGGATAAACGTGAACGAAAACGAAAACAGCTAA
- a CDS encoding CPBP family intramembrane glutamic endopeptidase, whose protein sequence is MQKLISFHKTSEKLSPVISALILTLVLLAIFPGTASAGNFELPSSALTGPVSDGISTEILQDETDYGFTLLPYENPSLFQKIGWYVDIIYMFGGICTGILILLTHRHITALEQKLAEFPNKKFELTRFDEISQEIFKTERLRLFTLAPVLFIALAELLIFSGRMGLAVWIHIGILIGLSLSNMLIKDLKILRIYQALMLLPVLRLINLSMPVFFETTLYAFVFIYSPLAIPLAVIVMHQKDSLEEIGITTKNFLSYVALSLPLSFLLGLGEYLTIRTGYLIPDLSFESLLKLTIIMVFFVGLVEELIFRSILQTRLEQALSVKEALLITSILFGLMHSGYGTFHEILYTGFVGLLMGIAFYKTRSLPFIVLMHGFINVFLFGILPHYLSSWTPF, encoded by the coding sequence GTGCAAAAACTGATTAGTTTCCATAAAACATCAGAAAAATTGAGTCCTGTAATATCTGCATTAATTCTGACTCTGGTTTTACTGGCAATCTTTCCCGGAACTGCATCCGCAGGTAATTTCGAACTTCCCTCTTCTGCACTGACAGGACCAGTTTCAGATGGAATCTCTACTGAAATCCTGCAAGATGAAACAGACTACGGATTTACTTTGCTGCCCTATGAAAATCCCAGCCTTTTCCAGAAAATTGGGTGGTATGTGGACATTATTTATATGTTTGGTGGGATATGCACTGGGATTCTTATTCTCCTAACGCATCGGCATATTACTGCGCTGGAGCAAAAATTAGCCGAATTCCCAAATAAAAAGTTTGAATTAACCAGATTTGACGAGATAAGTCAGGAAATTTTTAAAACCGAAAGGCTCAGGCTCTTTACCTTAGCTCCTGTTCTGTTCATAGCACTTGCCGAACTTCTTATCTTTTCAGGGAGAATGGGATTAGCGGTCTGGATACATATCGGAATCTTAATTGGGCTTTCTCTTTCCAACATGCTCATAAAAGATCTTAAAATACTTAGAATTTACCAGGCTCTGATGCTTCTCCCTGTGCTGAGGCTAATAAACCTTTCAATGCCTGTGTTCTTTGAAACTACCCTTTACGCTTTTGTTTTTATTTATAGCCCTCTGGCAATTCCACTAGCTGTCATAGTAATGCATCAGAAAGATTCTTTAGAAGAGATCGGAATTACCACAAAAAATTTCCTGAGTTATGTTGCTCTCTCACTGCCCTTGAGTTTTTTGCTCGGGCTTGGAGAATATCTGACCATTCGAACAGGATACCTGATCCCTGATCTTTCCTTTGAAAGTCTCCTTAAGTTAACTATTATAATGGTCTTCTTTGTGGGTTTAGTTGAGGAGCTTATTTTCAGGTCAATTCTCCAGACCAGACTAGAGCAGGCTTTGAGTGTGAAAGAAGCTCTGTTAATTACAAGTATCCTGTTCGGGCTCATGCACTCTGGATATGGCACCTTCCATGAAATCCTTTATACCGGGTTTGTAGGATTGTTAATGGGTATTGCCTTTTACAAAACAAGAAGTCTGCCGTTTATTGTTCTAATGCACGGTTTCATTAATGTTTTTCTTTTCGGAATCCTGCCTCACTATCTAAGCAGCTGGACACCGTTCTGA